In one Streptomyces venezuelae genomic region, the following are encoded:
- the cdgB gene encoding diguanylate cyclase CdgB produces the protein METESEPYVRLATLRQLHQVVAELNTARSLADTLQTVADGVVNGLGYELACVNLVRPDGDLVVAAFAGNPSAEALITGRVGSRDAWERRLAMGEAWGALRFISYTEGWVLDDDDVPQWYTEGPEPRFEDEWHPSDRLFAPMYATGAAGGELLGVISVDRPRNGRRPGAWGREALQMYAFQAAIAISNARLRANMQRALVRLEREQQALRASEESFRQAFEYAPSGMAIAEMGGDQHGRILRTNDALCRLLGRPASAMRRYSFSDLVHPEDIGTLLRTSAEGGRAELRLARRDGTYVWVSLRNSVVADAADGPRFLLTHVEDIEDRKRRELQLAHRASHDSLTGLPNSAELRARLSARLCRRPHAGQPSAVDSLDAAYEHGFDFGHTSHQQEEGFDHHVHTVAPEGGDDDVDDGTKGLAVLFCDLDGFKSINDRFGHHTGDAVLIEVARRLTSGVRDGDTVARLGGDEFVVLADGLGRADAQDLAVRLRNAIIPPIRVDGRAVRVGASFGIGWAHCGMSADEVLHSADQRMYVEKRSRAKQHRRAG, from the coding sequence ATGGAGACCGAGTCGGAGCCGTACGTCCGTCTTGCGACCCTGCGGCAGCTGCACCAGGTGGTAGCGGAGCTGAACACGGCCCGGAGCCTGGCGGACACGCTGCAGACCGTCGCCGACGGCGTCGTCAACGGCCTTGGCTATGAATTGGCATGCGTCAATCTCGTGCGCCCGGACGGCGACCTCGTCGTCGCCGCCTTCGCGGGCAACCCCTCCGCCGAGGCCCTCATCACCGGACGCGTCGGCTCCCGCGACGCCTGGGAGCGCCGCCTCGCCATGGGCGAGGCCTGGGGAGCGCTGCGCTTCATCTCGTACACCGAGGGCTGGGTCCTCGATGACGATGACGTTCCGCAGTGGTACACCGAGGGGCCCGAGCCCCGCTTCGAGGACGAGTGGCACCCCTCCGACCGCCTCTTCGCGCCCATGTACGCGACCGGCGCCGCCGGCGGCGAACTCCTCGGCGTGATCTCCGTGGACCGGCCGCGCAACGGCCGCAGGCCCGGTGCCTGGGGCCGCGAGGCCCTCCAGATGTACGCGTTCCAGGCCGCCATCGCGATCAGCAACGCCCGCCTCCGCGCCAACATGCAGCGCGCCCTCGTCAGGCTGGAGAGGGAACAGCAGGCACTGCGGGCCAGCGAGGAGTCCTTCCGGCAGGCCTTCGAGTACGCTCCCTCCGGCATGGCCATCGCCGAGATGGGCGGCGACCAGCACGGGCGGATCCTGCGCACCAACGACGCCCTGTGCCGCCTCCTCGGACGCCCCGCCTCCGCCATGCGGCGCTACTCGTTCTCCGACCTCGTCCACCCCGAGGACATCGGGACGCTGCTGCGCACCAGCGCCGAGGGCGGCCGCGCCGAACTGCGGCTCGCGCGCCGCGACGGGACGTACGTGTGGGTGTCGCTGCGCAACTCCGTCGTCGCCGACGCCGCCGACGGGCCCCGCTTCCTCCTCACGCACGTCGAGGACATCGAGGACCGCAAGCGCCGCGAGCTGCAGCTCGCCCACCGGGCCAGCCACGACTCCCTCACCGGACTGCCCAACTCCGCCGAGCTCCGCGCCCGCCTCAGCGCCCGTCTCTGTCGCAGGCCCCACGCGGGCCAGCCCAGCGCGGTGGACTCCCTCGACGCGGCCTATGAACACGGCTTTGACTTCGGGCACACCTCGCACCAGCAGGAAGAGGGCTTCGACCACCACGTCCACACCGTCGCCCCCGAGGGCGGGGACGACGACGTGGACGACGGCACGAAGGGGCTCGCGGTCCTCTTCTGCGACCTCGACGGCTTCAAGTCCATCAACGACCGCTTCGGCCACCACACCGGCGACGCCGTCCTCATCGAGGTCGCCCGCCGCCTCACCAGCGGGGTCCGGGACGGGGACACCGTGGCACGGCTCGGCGGCGACGAGTTCGTCGTCCTCGCCGACGGGCTCGGCCGGGCCGACGCCCAGGACCTCGCCGTCCGGCTGCGGAACGCGATCATCCCGCCGATCCGCGTCGACGGAAGAGCGGTCCGTGTAGGGGCAAGTTTCGGCATCGGATGGGCCCACTGCGGGATGTCCGCCGACGAAGTGTTGCACTCCGCTGACCAGCGGATGTACGTGGAGAAACGGTCCCGTGCCAAACAGCACCGGCGGGCCGGATAG
- a CDS encoding SIS domain-containing protein, translating to MSRTAEEIATQPACWRRAVEAAAAFDDLPRPGERVAVTGCGTSWFMAIAYATLREAAGLGETDAFASSEFPAGRTYDRVVAITRSGTTTEVLDLLTSLKGKVPTLALTADPKTPVMDAADSVAVLDWADEESVVQTRFATTAFAFLRAGLGHIPGLKTVQDAAVDAELAVTEPLPASVVGAEQWTFLGRGWTYGLALEAALKMREAAGAWTESYPAMEYRHGPISITGPGRVAWMFGMLPDGLAEDVARVGGELVARQEVDPLADLIRAQRLAVALAESRGYDPDHPRNLTRSVILS from the coding sequence ATGTCGCGTACCGCAGAAGAGATAGCCACCCAGCCCGCCTGCTGGCGCCGGGCGGTGGAAGCGGCCGCCGCCTTCGACGATCTGCCGAGGCCAGGTGAGCGGGTCGCCGTCACCGGCTGCGGGACGTCCTGGTTCATGGCCATCGCCTACGCGACGCTGCGCGAGGCGGCGGGCCTCGGCGAGACGGACGCGTTCGCGTCCTCGGAGTTCCCGGCGGGCCGCACGTACGACCGCGTCGTGGCGATCACCCGCTCCGGCACGACGACGGAGGTCCTGGACCTCCTGACGTCTCTCAAGGGCAAGGTCCCGACGCTCGCGCTCACCGCCGACCCGAAGACGCCCGTCATGGACGCGGCGGACTCCGTGGCGGTCCTGGACTGGGCGGACGAGGAATCGGTCGTCCAGACCCGCTTCGCCACGACGGCCTTCGCCTTCCTGCGCGCCGGCCTCGGCCACATCCCCGGCCTGAAAACGGTGCAGGACGCGGCGGTGGACGCGGAACTCGCGGTGACGGAGCCGCTGCCCGCGTCGGTGGTCGGCGCGGAACAGTGGACGTTCCTCGGCCGCGGCTGGACCTACGGACTCGCCCTCGAAGCAGCCCTGAAGATGCGGGAGGCGGCGGGCGCCTGGACGGAGTCCTACCCGGCGATGGAGTACCGCCACGGCCCCATCTCCATCACCGGCCCCGGCCGGGTGGCCTGGATGTTCGGCATGCTGCCGGACGGCCTCGCGGAGGACGTGGCCCGCGTCGGCGGCGAACTGGTCGCCCGCCAGGAGGTCGACCCGCTGGCCGACCTCATCCGCGCGCAGCGCCTCGCGGTGGCCCTGGCGGAATCCCGGGGCTACGACCCGGACCACCCCCGCAACCTCACGCGCAGCGTGATCCTGAGCTGA
- a CDS encoding ROK family protein, whose translation MRHVIALDVGGTGMKAALVGADGTLLHEARRPTGRTRGADAVVESILDFAADLRAHGIAHYGEPAAAAGVAVPGIVDADRGIAVYAANLGWSDVPLRDLLSTRLEGVPVALGHDVRTGGLAEGRIGAGKGADRFLFVPLGTGIAGAIGIGGAIEPGAHGSAGEIGHIVVRPGGPPCGCGQRGCLERLASASAVSKAWAEASGDPEADAADCAKAVESGDPRAEEVWRNAVDALADGLLTALTLLDPHTLIIGGGLAEAGETLFTPLRAAVAARVVQFQTLPEIVPAALGDTAGCLGAGLLAWDLVDGQPAKSSSPTTTTHPTEVPT comes from the coding sequence GTGAGACACGTCATCGCCCTCGATGTGGGCGGCACCGGAATGAAGGCCGCCCTGGTAGGGGCGGACGGCACCCTGCTGCACGAGGCCCGCCGCCCCACCGGCCGCACCCGCGGCGCCGACGCGGTAGTGGAGTCCATCCTCGACTTCGCCGCGGACCTGCGCGCCCACGGCATCGCCCACTACGGCGAGCCCGCGGCAGCGGCAGGAGTGGCCGTCCCCGGCATCGTCGACGCCGACCGCGGCATAGCCGTGTACGCGGCCAACCTCGGCTGGAGCGACGTCCCCCTCAGGGACCTCCTCAGCACCCGCCTGGAAGGCGTCCCCGTGGCCCTGGGCCACGACGTCCGCACGGGCGGCCTGGCCGAGGGCCGCATCGGCGCGGGCAAGGGCGCGGACCGCTTCCTGTTCGTCCCGCTGGGCACCGGCATCGCGGGCGCCATCGGCATCGGCGGCGCCATCGAACCCGGCGCGCACGGCTCGGCGGGCGAGATCGGCCACATCGTCGTGCGCCCGGGCGGCCCGCCCTGCGGCTGCGGCCAGCGCGGCTGCCTGGAGCGCCTCGCCTCCGCGTCCGCGGTCAGCAAGGCGTGGGCCGAGGCGAGCGGCGACCCCGAGGCGGACGCCGCGGACTGCGCGAAGGCCGTGGAGTCCGGCGACCCGAGGGCCGAGGAGGTCTGGCGGAACGCCGTGGACGCCCTGGCCGACGGCCTGCTCACCGCCCTCACTCTGCTGGACCCGCACACCCTGATCATCGGTGGCGGCCTGGCCGAGGCGGGGGAAACGTTGTTCACGCCGCTGCGGGCCGCCGTCGCGGCGCGCGTGGTCCAGTTCCAGACGCTGCCGGAGATCGTCCCGGCGGCGCTGGGCGACACGGCGGGATGCCTGGGAGCGGGCCTGCTGGCCTGGGACCTGGTCGACGGACAGCCCGCGAAGAGCTCCTCCCCCACCACAACCACCCACCCCACGGAGGTACCCACCTGA
- a CDS encoding carbohydrate-binding protein, translated as MTPGNNGENTPSAPQGDDDPFGYLYEDGQAAGATPPSGGGGYGYPGPRSSYNQVRAVGDRRPAYGQQTYGGQQAYGQQVPHQQAQQPQQGYGRPNAHYTAPEAQPGGAPVTSPQYAPAGGGGRGRGPNTKGLLIAAVAVVAVVALGIGAALITGNDDDKGKDEGAGSTPSQAESVKPSDEPTKKPEKKAELPETDAKALKLEGGTTTASDVKGAKAGGGVYVAGFDKVGAQITWTVDGIPKAGSYSLRVNYGVPGKDSNATILVNGKKQTRPLNMKNFAHAEEGNWEKGWTNTWAVVQLTKGTNTVTLTCAQSDLCGTTGANIDQMWLVEGSNG; from the coding sequence ATGACGCCCGGCAATAACGGCGAGAACACGCCGAGCGCGCCGCAGGGCGACGACGATCCGTTCGGCTACCTGTACGAGGACGGGCAGGCCGCCGGAGCGACCCCGCCCAGTGGCGGGGGCGGCTACGGGTACCCGGGTCCCCGGTCCTCGTACAACCAGGTCCGCGCGGTCGGCGACCGGCGCCCGGCGTACGGCCAGCAGACCTACGGCGGCCAGCAGGCGTACGGCCAGCAGGTCCCGCACCAGCAGGCCCAGCAGCCCCAGCAGGGCTACGGCCGGCCCAACGCCCACTACACCGCCCCCGAGGCGCAGCCCGGCGGTGCGCCCGTCACGTCGCCGCAGTACGCGCCCGCGGGCGGCGGCGGCCGTGGCCGCGGCCCGAACACCAAGGGTCTGCTGATCGCGGCGGTCGCCGTCGTCGCGGTCGTCGCGCTCGGCATCGGCGCCGCGCTGATCACCGGCAACGACGACGACAAGGGCAAGGACGAGGGCGCCGGCAGCACGCCGTCGCAGGCCGAGAGCGTCAAGCCGAGCGACGAGCCGACCAAGAAGCCCGAGAAGAAGGCGGAGCTCCCCGAGACGGACGCGAAGGCCCTCAAGCTGGAGGGCGGCACGACCACGGCGTCCGACGTGAAGGGCGCGAAGGCGGGCGGCGGGGTCTACGTCGCCGGGTTCGACAAGGTCGGCGCGCAGATCACGTGGACGGTCGACGGGATTCCGAAGGCCGGGTCGTACAGCCTCCGCGTGAACTACGGAGTGCCCGGCAAGGACTCCAACGCCACCATCCTCGTCAACGGCAAGAAGCAGACCCGTCCCCTGAACATGAAGAACTTCGCCCACGCGGAGGAAGGGAACTGGGAGAAGGGCTGGACCAACACCTGGGCAGTGGTCCAGCTCACCAAGGGGACCAACACCGTCACGCTCACCTGCGCACAGAGCGACCTGTGCGGGACGACCGGAGCGAACATCGACCAGATGTGGCTCGTCGAGGGAAGCAACGGTTAG
- a CDS encoding ketose-bisphosphate aldolase: MPLVSTGELVSGARAAGHGVAAFNVITLEHAEAVALGAERAGAPAILQISENAVKFHGGRLSAIAAATAAVARASSAPLSLHLDHVTDPELLRAAHPEGFSSVMFDASKLSYGENVKATADAVRWGHERGIWVEAELGEVGGKEGEAPLDAHAPGVRTDPAEAVAYVAETGVDALAVAVGSSHAMTERTASLDHELIAALATAVPVPLVLHGSSGVPDDEIRQAITSGMVKINVGTALNTAFTGEVRAHLTAHETGVDPRKYLAPAREAMAGTVAGFLGLLK, from the coding sequence GTGCCACTGGTCAGCACCGGCGAGCTCGTCTCGGGGGCCCGCGCAGCGGGTCACGGCGTCGCCGCGTTCAATGTCATCACCCTGGAGCACGCGGAGGCGGTCGCGCTGGGCGCGGAGCGGGCCGGAGCGCCCGCGATCCTGCAGATATCGGAGAACGCGGTGAAGTTCCACGGCGGCCGCCTCTCCGCGATCGCGGCGGCGACGGCGGCGGTGGCCCGCGCGTCATCCGCCCCGCTCTCGCTCCACCTGGACCACGTCACGGACCCCGAACTGCTGCGCGCCGCGCACCCGGAGGGCTTCAGCTCGGTGATGTTCGACGCGTCGAAGCTGTCGTACGGCGAGAACGTGAAGGCGACGGCGGACGCGGTCCGTTGGGGCCACGAGCGCGGCATCTGGGTCGAGGCGGAGCTCGGCGAGGTGGGCGGCAAGGAGGGTGAGGCGCCGCTGGACGCGCACGCGCCGGGTGTGCGGACGGATCCGGCGGAGGCGGTCGCGTACGTCGCGGAGACGGGCGTGGACGCCCTCGCGGTGGCGGTGGGCTCCTCGCACGCGATGACGGAGCGCACGGCGTCCCTGGACCACGAGTTGATCGCCGCCCTCGCGACCGCCGTGCCGGTCCCCCTCGTCCTGCACGGCTCAAGTGGCGTACCGGACGACGAGATCCGTCAGGCGATCACGTCCGGCATGGTGAAGATCAACGTGGGCACGGCCCTCAACACGGCGTTCACGGGCGAGGTCCGCGCCCATCTCACCGCCCACGAGACGGGCGTCGACCCCCGGAAATACCTCGCCCCGGCTCGCGAGGCGATGGCCGGGACGGTGGCGGGGTTCCTGGGGCTGCTGAAGTAG
- a CDS encoding 1-phosphofructokinase family hexose kinase — protein MILTVTLNAALDITYRVPALTPHASHRVTEVTERPGGKGLNVARVLAALGHDVTVTGFAGGDTGRILHERLAAEPRVTDALAPVAGATRRTLAVVDAATGDTTQLNEPGPAVAPAEWAAFLDSYEELLHREGLAAVALCGSLPPGVPVGAYALLVRSARAARVPVLLDTSGEPLRRGVAARPDIVKPNADELAELTGSHEPAQATRDARRRGAHAVVASLGADGLLAVTADGGWHARPPKRVRGNPTGAGDSAVAGLLSGLAEHLPWPDRLARAVALSAATVMSPVAGEFDPSTYRDLLPRVAVTGQVTAA, from the coding sequence GTGATCCTCACCGTCACGCTGAACGCCGCGCTCGACATCACCTACCGCGTCCCCGCCCTCACCCCGCACGCCTCGCACCGCGTCACCGAGGTGACCGAACGCCCGGGCGGCAAGGGCCTGAACGTCGCCCGCGTGCTCGCCGCACTCGGCCACGACGTCACCGTCACCGGCTTCGCGGGCGGCGACACCGGCCGCATCCTGCACGAACGGCTCGCCGCCGAGCCGCGCGTGACGGATGCCCTCGCCCCGGTCGCGGGCGCCACCCGCCGCACCCTCGCCGTCGTCGACGCGGCGACCGGAGACACCACCCAGCTCAACGAGCCGGGCCCGGCCGTCGCCCCCGCCGAGTGGGCCGCTTTCCTGGACTCCTACGAGGAGTTGCTGCACCGCGAGGGCCTGGCCGCGGTCGCCCTCTGCGGCAGCCTCCCGCCGGGCGTCCCCGTCGGCGCGTACGCCCTCCTCGTACGGTCCGCACGCGCCGCCCGCGTCCCCGTCCTGCTCGACACGAGCGGGGAGCCGCTGCGCCGGGGCGTCGCCGCACGCCCCGACATCGTGAAGCCCAACGCGGACGAACTCGCCGAGCTCACCGGCTCCCACGAGCCCGCACAGGCCACCCGCGACGCCCGCCGCAGGGGCGCCCACGCCGTGGTCGCCTCCCTCGGCGCCGACGGCCTCCTCGCGGTCACCGCGGACGGCGGCTGGCACGCCCGCCCCCCGAAGCGGGTCCGCGGCAACCCGACCGGCGCGGGCGACTCGGCGGTCGCGGGCCTCCTCTCGGGCCTCGCCGAACACCTTCCGTGGCCGGACCGCCTGGCGCGCGCCGTGGCCCTGTCGGCGGCGACGGTGATGTCGCCGGTGGCGGGCGAGTTCGACCCTTCGACGTACAGAGATCTGTTGCCTCGTGTCGCGGTGACCGGGCAGGTCACCGCGGCCTGA
- a CDS encoding flavin reductase family protein, translated as MSRLAAGVVLVTAREPGLDPDDPTAPMGEDVGMTATAFLSVSLDPPLVMVSLREGSRMDDLLAEQPLWAVSVLAESQRHIAGRFAMKGRISDRLLFEDLPYVRGAASGAPMVGGALATLECRTEQTVAAGDHTLVIGRVLTASAPGGEAGPLTYFRGRYRALG; from the coding sequence ATGTCCCGCCTGGCCGCGGGCGTGGTCCTGGTGACGGCGCGCGAGCCCGGCCTGGACCCGGACGACCCGACCGCCCCGATGGGCGAGGACGTGGGCATGACGGCCACGGCCTTCCTCTCGGTCTCCCTCGACCCGCCCCTGGTCATGGTGAGCCTGCGCGAGGGCTCCCGGATGGACGACCTGCTGGCCGAGCAGCCGCTGTGGGCGGTGTCGGTGCTCGCCGAGAGCCAGCGCCACATCGCGGGCCGCTTCGCGATGAAGGGCCGCATCAGCGACCGCCTGCTCTTCGAGGACCTTCCCTACGTACGCGGTGCGGCGTCCGGCGCGCCGATGGTGGGCGGCGCGCTCGCGACGCTGGAGTGCCGCACGGAGCAGACGGTGGCGGCGGGCGACCACACGCTGGTCATCGGCCGCGTCCTGACGGCGTCCGCACCGGGCGGCGAGGCCGGCCCCCTCACCTACTTCCGCGGCCGCTACCGCGCCCTGGGCTAG
- the nagA gene encoding N-acetylglucosamine-6-phosphate deacetylase, which translates to MATSKVLAGAQVVLPTGTLTNGRVIVEGTRISGSAPADAETIDLTGHWLVPGFVDIHNHGGGGASFTSGTVEDVLKGIHTHRLHGTTTVVASTVTGEMDFLAQRAGLLSELAEQGDLAGIHFEGPFISPCRKGAHSEDLLRHPDPADVRKLMDAARGHARMFTLATELPGGIDSVRLLAEHGVIAAIGHTDATYEQTVEAIDAGATVATHLFNAMPGLGHRVPGPIAALLEDERITVELINDGTHLHPASFELAFHHAGAARVALITDAMDAAGFGDGRYMLGPLEVEVKDSVARLVEGGSIAGSTLTQDRAFKRSVTVDGLSVEDTVRAISANPAKLLGQYDKVGSLEPGKDADVVVLDAAFDVKGVMRKGEWVVDPF; encoded by the coding sequence ATGGCCACTAGCAAGGTTCTCGCCGGTGCACAGGTGGTACTGCCCACCGGGACCCTCACCAACGGCCGAGTGATCGTCGAGGGCACCCGCATCAGCGGGAGCGCTCCCGCGGACGCGGAGACGATCGACCTCACCGGCCACTGGCTGGTCCCCGGCTTCGTCGACATCCACAACCACGGCGGCGGCGGCGCCTCCTTCACCTCGGGCACCGTCGAAGACGTCCTCAAGGGCATCCACACCCACCGTCTGCACGGCACCACCACGGTCGTCGCCTCCACGGTCACCGGCGAGATGGACTTCCTCGCCCAGCGCGCCGGACTGCTCTCGGAACTCGCCGAGCAGGGCGACCTCGCCGGCATCCACTTCGAGGGCCCTTTCATCTCCCCGTGCCGCAAGGGCGCCCACAGCGAGGACCTGCTCCGGCATCCCGACCCCGCCGACGTCCGCAAGCTGATGGACGCGGCCCGCGGCCACGCGAGGATGTTCACGCTCGCCACCGAACTCCCGGGCGGCATCGACTCCGTACGTCTCCTCGCCGAGCACGGCGTCATCGCGGCCATCGGCCACACGGACGCGACGTACGAGCAGACCGTCGAGGCGATCGACGCGGGCGCCACCGTCGCCACGCACCTGTTCAACGCCATGCCGGGCCTCGGCCACCGCGTCCCGGGCCCGATCGCCGCGCTCCTGGAGGACGAGCGGATCACCGTCGAGCTCATCAACGACGGCACCCACCTCCACCCGGCCTCGTTCGAGCTGGCCTTCCACCACGCGGGCGCCGCCCGCGTCGCCCTCATCACCGACGCGATGGACGCGGCCGGCTTCGGCGACGGCCGCTACATGCTCGGCCCGCTGGAGGTGGAGGTGAAGGACAGCGTCGCGCGGCTCGTCGAGGGCGGCTCGATCGCGGGCTCGACCCTCACCCAGGACCGCGCGTTCAAGCGGTCCGTGACCGTCGACGGGCTGTCCGTGGAGGACACCGTCCGCGCCATCTCCGCCAACCCGGCGAAGCTCCTCGGGCAGTACGACAAGGTGGGCTCCCTGGAGCCCGGCAAGGACGCGGACGTGGTGGTCCTGGACGCGGCCTTCGACGTCAAGGGCGTGATGCGCAAGGGCGAATGGGTGGTCGATCCCTTTTAG
- a CDS encoding TerD family protein: MAVSLSKGGNVSLTKEAPGLTAVTVGLGWDVRTTTGTDFDLDASAIAVNTQGKVFSDQHFVFFNNKATPDQTIVHTGDNVTGQGEGDDEQINVNLEGLPADIEKIVFPVSIYDAENRSQNFGQVRNAFIRIINQAGGTEIARYDLSEDAATETAMVFGELYRNGAEWKFRAVGQGYASGLVGIAQDFGVNV; this comes from the coding sequence ATGGCAGTAAGCCTGTCCAAGGGTGGCAACGTCTCGCTCACCAAGGAGGCTCCGGGCCTGACCGCCGTCACCGTGGGCCTCGGCTGGGACGTCCGCACCACCACTGGCACCGACTTCGACCTGGACGCCTCCGCCATCGCGGTGAACACCCAGGGCAAGGTCTTCTCGGACCAGCACTTCGTCTTCTTCAACAACAAGGCGACGCCGGACCAGACCATCGTCCACACCGGTGACAACGTCACGGGCCAGGGCGAGGGCGACGACGAGCAGATCAACGTGAACCTCGAAGGCCTCCCGGCCGACATCGAGAAGATCGTCTTCCCGGTCTCGATCTACGACGCCGAGAACCGCTCGCAGAACTTCGGCCAGGTGCGGAACGCCTTCATCCGCATCATCAACCAGGCCGGCGGCACGGAGATCGCGCGCTACGACCTCTCCGAGGACGCCGCGACCGAGACAGCCATGGTCTTCGGCGAGCTGTACCGCAACGGCGCCGAGTGGAAGTTCCGCGCGGTCGGCCAGGGCTACGCCTCGGGCCTGGTCGGCATCGCCCAGGACTTCGGCGTGAACGTCTGA
- a CDS encoding methyltransferase domain-containing protein, with translation MTEAPAWTDAARALADKVTANAPEWHEAVSRTPRHQLVPRWWQRIPNSPAQEWKLVCRKGDPTSSSTLPGLIVSMAHRLDVKPGQRVLDVGTGSGYSAGLFARRFGDEYVTSVDVDPYLVEAARTRLAEFGRTPRSEAVDATGELADAEYDRIMATVSVRPVPASWLRALRPEGRVVTTVARTAWSGCSLRTARGPEPRAVRRPWCTRVALAGSGMLWNVFAGGGRRTAGSLCTRCARNSPPRAAIC, from the coding sequence ATGACCGAAGCGCCCGCATGGACCGACGCCGCTCGTGCCCTCGCCGACAAGGTGACCGCGAACGCACCCGAATGGCACGAAGCCGTCAGCCGTACGCCCCGCCACCAGCTCGTCCCGCGGTGGTGGCAGCGAATCCCGAACAGTCCAGCGCAGGAATGGAAGTTGGTGTGCCGGAAGGGCGACCCCACCTCGTCCAGCACCCTGCCGGGACTCATCGTGTCCATGGCCCACCGACTCGATGTGAAGCCGGGGCAGCGTGTGCTCGATGTGGGTACTGGCTCCGGGTACTCCGCCGGTCTGTTCGCGCGTCGCTTCGGGGACGAGTACGTGACGAGTGTGGATGTGGACCCGTACCTGGTCGAGGCTGCCCGTACCCGTCTCGCCGAGTTCGGGCGAACCCCTCGGTCGGAAGCTGTCGACGCGACGGGGGAACTCGCCGATGCCGAGTACGACCGCATCATGGCGACGGTTTCTGTACGGCCCGTCCCCGCCTCGTGGCTCCGCGCGCTCCGCCCCGAGGGACGAGTCGTCACGACCGTTGCTCGCACCGCCTGGTCTGGCTGCTCGCTGCGGACGGCTCGTGGGCCCGAGCCGAGGGCGGTACGTCGCCCGTGGTGCACCAGGGTGGCCCTCGCCGGCTCTGGAATGCTCTGGAACGTGTTCGCAGGAGGTGGGAGGAGAACGGCAGGTTCCCTCTGCACTCGATGCGCGCGGAACTCTCCCCCGAGGGCAGCCATCTGCTGA
- the arfB gene encoding alternative ribosome rescue aminoacyl-tRNA hydrolase ArfB — protein MSGPHVIRGSVSLPEAELMWRFSRSSGPGGQHVNTSDSQVELRFDLANTDALPEVWKRRALERLGPRLVDGVIAVRASEHRSQWRNREMAATRLASLLAEATAPPPKPRRATKIPRGINERRLRNKKQRSETKRGRSGRGWG, from the coding sequence ATGTCCGGTCCCCATGTCATCCGCGGCTCCGTCTCCCTGCCCGAGGCCGAGCTCATGTGGCGCTTCTCGCGGTCGTCAGGGCCGGGCGGGCAGCACGTGAACACCAGTGACTCCCAGGTCGAGCTGCGCTTCGACCTCGCGAACACGGACGCGCTGCCCGAGGTGTGGAAGCGGCGTGCCCTCGAACGGCTCGGGCCGCGGCTCGTCGACGGGGTCATCGCCGTACGCGCGAGCGAGCACCGGTCGCAGTGGCGGAACCGGGAGATGGCGGCGACTCGGCTCGCCTCTCTCCTCGCCGAGGCGACCGCACCGCCGCCCAAGCCGCGGCGCGCGACGAAGATTCCTCGCGGCATCAACGAGCGGCGTCTGCGGAACAAGAAGCAGCGCAGTGAGACCAAGCGGGGGCGCTCGGGGCGGGGCTGGGGCTGA